One genomic region from Glaciimonas sp. PAMC28666 encodes:
- a CDS encoding DegT/DnrJ/EryC1/StrS aminotransferase family protein — translation MKPLKAINDLFRHNQPLEAQISGVFKRFFDKGWYILGSEVGSFEKEFAQYCGVEFAIGVANGTDAIELGLRALGVQAGQKVALVANAGGYGTIGINAIDAVPVYVDVDATTFNMDVKSLEAVLDKQDIKAIIVTHLYGNLANIDEISNLASSKGIKLMEDCAQAHGAYRQGKKAGSWGDLATFSFYPTKNLGALGDGGAIVTKDATIAERVKQFRQYGWDQKYRSTLCYGRNSRLDEIQAAILRIKLPLLNEWNARRSAIAGLYGALINHPRIILPRVSGADHVAHLYVIRTGQRASLSQHLRASDVPHDIHFPVPDHRQPMFLDRFSDVVLPVSEVLCNEVLTLPCFPEMNDEEVNWVAAAVNKWIP, via the coding sequence ATGAAACCTCTAAAAGCGATTAATGATTTATTTCGACATAATCAACCCCTGGAAGCTCAAATTAGCGGCGTATTTAAACGTTTCTTTGACAAGGGCTGGTATATATTAGGTTCAGAAGTGGGCAGTTTTGAAAAGGAGTTTGCTCAGTACTGTGGAGTTGAGTTCGCTATCGGTGTCGCTAATGGGACTGACGCCATTGAGCTTGGTTTAAGAGCGTTGGGGGTGCAGGCAGGTCAGAAGGTCGCACTTGTAGCAAACGCTGGAGGGTATGGCACTATTGGGATCAATGCTATAGATGCGGTGCCGGTCTATGTGGATGTTGATGCGACGACATTCAATATGGACGTTAAATCATTAGAGGCAGTTTTAGATAAGCAAGATATTAAAGCTATTATCGTTACACATCTATACGGAAATCTAGCCAATATTGATGAGATATCGAATCTTGCGTCATCAAAGGGCATTAAATTGATGGAAGATTGTGCACAAGCCCATGGGGCTTATCGCCAAGGGAAAAAAGCTGGCTCTTGGGGGGACCTTGCAACATTTAGTTTTTATCCAACTAAGAACTTGGGCGCCTTGGGAGATGGCGGAGCGATCGTGACAAAAGACGCTACGATAGCAGAGCGTGTTAAGCAATTTAGGCAGTATGGTTGGGATCAAAAGTATCGTTCGACCTTATGTTATGGCCGAAACAGTCGTTTGGATGAAATTCAGGCAGCTATTCTAAGGATTAAATTACCTCTCTTAAACGAATGGAACGCGCGCAGGTCGGCTATCGCTGGTTTGTATGGGGCGCTCATCAATCATCCCCGGATTATTTTGCCCCGTGTTTCTGGAGCGGACCATGTCGCTCACCTCTACGTTATTCGTACTGGACAAAGAGCTTCTCTGTCACAGCATTTACGTGCATCAGACGTCCCCCATGATATTCACTTTCCAGTGCCGGATCACAGACAACCTATGTTTCTTGATCGCTTTTCCGATGTTGTACTTCCGGTTTCAGAAGTGCTGTGTAACGAAGTGCTAACGTTGCCCTGTTTCCCGGAAATGAACGACGAAGAGGTAAATTGGGTAGCTGCAGCAGTGAATAAATGGATACCTTGA
- a CDS encoding glycosyltransferase family 2 protein, with product MDTLMYSLIIPVYKNQESINDLISTVDSMNKELNGQLEVVFVVDGSPDASAQMLQARLPKESFRSRLILLSRNFGSFSAIRVGLQNASGQYFAVMAADLQEPPELVLSFFRILEANEFDVVVGSREGRADPFYSRISSGIFWTVYRKFIVQEMPEGGVDVFGCNEAFRNCLLSCEEANTSLIAMIFWLGFRRKQVSYDRRERTHGVSAWTFRKKINYLMDSVFAFTDLPIKFLLGLGVVGVAVSVFFGLLVLFARLSGLLTLPGYAATMLMVLFFGGINTFGLGLVGSYAWRGYENTKHRPLAIILREFKFPDQQKQMEQRES from the coding sequence ATGGATACCTTGATGTACTCGTTAATTATTCCAGTATATAAAAATCAAGAGTCAATTAACGATTTGATATCGACCGTTGATTCAATGAACAAAGAATTAAACGGTCAGCTCGAGGTCGTGTTTGTAGTCGATGGGAGCCCCGATGCGTCGGCACAGATGTTACAGGCGCGTTTACCTAAAGAGTCATTTAGATCACGTTTAATTCTGCTGTCGCGCAATTTCGGCTCATTTTCAGCGATACGCGTTGGACTGCAGAATGCAAGTGGTCAATACTTTGCTGTCATGGCGGCCGATTTGCAAGAGCCCCCGGAATTGGTTTTGAGTTTTTTCCGAATTTTAGAAGCAAACGAATTCGATGTGGTGGTTGGCTCACGAGAAGGGCGCGCCGACCCTTTTTATAGTCGCATTTCTTCGGGTATATTTTGGACGGTGTATCGGAAATTTATAGTTCAAGAGATGCCCGAGGGGGGCGTAGATGTGTTCGGCTGCAATGAAGCTTTTAGAAATTGTTTGCTCTCCTGTGAGGAGGCGAATACCTCTCTCATCGCAATGATTTTTTGGCTCGGCTTTAGGCGCAAGCAAGTCTCCTATGATCGTCGTGAAAGAACTCACGGCGTCTCAGCTTGGACGTTTCGAAAAAAAATTAATTATTTGATGGACAGTGTATTTGCTTTCACTGATTTGCCGATAAAATTTCTGTTAGGGCTGGGTGTTGTAGGGGTAGCAGTTTCGGTATTTTTTGGACTGTTAGTCTTATTTGCCCGACTGTCAGGTTTATTGACATTGCCCGGCTACGCTGCAACCATGTTGATGGTCCTTTTCTTTGGTGGAATTAACACATTTGGTCTTGGGCTAGTTGGTTCTTATGCTTGGAGAGGTTACGAAAACACCAAGCATAGACCCTTAGCAATCATTCTGCGCGAGTTCAAATTCCCAGACCAACAAAAACAAATGGAACAAAGGGAATCGTAA
- a CDS encoding WxcM-like domain-containing protein: MSFYIHPNAICESAHIGLGTRVWAFAHILPDAIIGIDCNICDGVFIENKVSVGNRVTIKCGVQLWDGVTLEDDVFVGPNVTFTNDRRPRSKQYPDEFEKTLVCAGASIGANATILPGLVIGRRAMIGAGAVVTQSVPPNAIVVGNPARITGYVDSLPFMPVDVREGTKLGPVDPTQVRGVTLHHFNHVNDLRGSLSVGEFEREIPFIPRRYFLVFDVPSEETRGQHAHKVCHQFLICVKGRCAVVADDGKARQEFMLDSPATGLYLPPMTWGTQYKYSPDAILLVFASDFYDADDYIREYGEFIDLTE, from the coding sequence ATGTCATTTTATATACATCCAAACGCTATTTGCGAGTCGGCTCACATTGGCTTAGGTACCAGAGTCTGGGCTTTTGCGCATATTCTTCCGGATGCCATCATAGGAATCGATTGCAATATTTGCGATGGTGTTTTCATTGAAAACAAAGTTTCCGTGGGTAACCGGGTAACGATTAAATGCGGTGTGCAATTATGGGATGGAGTCACTCTAGAGGATGATGTCTTTGTCGGACCTAACGTGACATTTACAAATGATCGCAGACCAAGAAGCAAGCAGTATCCCGATGAATTCGAAAAAACGTTGGTTTGCGCTGGCGCTTCGATCGGTGCAAACGCAACAATCCTTCCCGGTTTAGTCATTGGACGGCGCGCCATGATCGGCGCCGGTGCTGTGGTTACGCAATCAGTTCCACCTAATGCGATAGTGGTGGGGAATCCGGCCCGTATTACCGGTTATGTTGACTCCCTTCCATTCATGCCAGTAGACGTGCGTGAAGGGACAAAACTGGGACCGGTTGATCCGACGCAAGTTCGAGGCGTGACATTGCATCACTTCAACCATGTCAATGATTTGCGCGGCAGTCTATCCGTTGGTGAGTTCGAACGGGAGATTCCTTTTATTCCTCGGCGCTACTTCTTAGTCTTTGATGTCCCCAGCGAGGAAACACGAGGACAGCATGCTCACAAGGTATGTCATCAATTTTTAATTTGCGTAAAGGGACGTTGTGCTGTGGTGGCGGACGACGGAAAAGCCAGACAAGAATTTATGCTTGACTCACCTGCTACTGGATTGTACTTGCCTCCGATGACCTGGGGCACGCAATACAAGTATTCGCCCGATGCGATATTGCTGGTTTTTGCATCCGATTTTTATGATGCTGATGACTATATCCGCGAATACGGCGAGTTTATAGATTTAACGGAGTAA
- a CDS encoding GtrA family protein has product MSFLRHFLNLRFLRFLVTGTMNTAVTFGVYVALKRTLDYQIAYLLSYAFGILFAYFMSALFVFKKRVSIKTFIWFPLIYLVQYALGAMLLGFLVRVLGLSATFAPLFVIVVTLPLSFLLSRFVLLKS; this is encoded by the coding sequence ATGAGTTTTTTACGCCATTTTCTTAACCTTCGATTTCTTCGATTTTTAGTTACTGGCACCATGAACACCGCAGTGACATTTGGTGTATACGTCGCACTAAAAAGAACATTGGATTACCAAATAGCCTACTTGCTGTCATATGCGTTCGGTATTTTGTTCGCATATTTTATGAGCGCTTTGTTTGTGTTTAAAAAACGAGTTTCCATAAAAACCTTTATTTGGTTTCCGTTGATTTACTTGGTTCAGTACGCCTTGGGCGCGATGTTACTGGGATTTTTAGTACGAGTGTTGGGATTGTCGGCGACCTTCGCACCACTATTTGTAATTGTCGTGACCTTGCCGCTCAGTTTTTTACTAAGCCGTTTCGTATTACTAAAAAGTTAG
- the wecB gene encoding non-hydrolyzing UDP-N-acetylglucosamine 2-epimerase, which yields MTPKKIICVVGTRPEAIKMAPIILALKKCKEFNVRVLATAQHRQMLDQVLKVFNIEPDIDFNIMRPNQALTTLTGRLLLELDEVLITEKPDVVLAQGDTTTVMSVALACFYHRIPFGHVEAGLRTWDMDNPFPEELNRVIAGKLSRWHFAPTESSRNNLVKEGVPPDQIWVTGNSVIDALKSVADTRPSIGVKLDDSKRLILVTAHRRENFGEPIREICRAVLALVERNEDVQVLYPVHPNPNVQSVAHELLGGHPRIVLCDPLDYLPFVGAMQRAYLILSDSGGVQEEAPALGKPVLVLRRETERPEAVEDGVVKLVGSDFECIVGEAQLLLDDESAYREMARGVSPYGDGLTADRIVRVLLEYIQQCD from the coding sequence ATGACACCCAAGAAAATTATCTGCGTGGTTGGCACACGTCCAGAAGCTATAAAAATGGCTCCGATTATCCTGGCGCTAAAAAAATGTAAAGAATTTAATGTTCGTGTATTGGCTACCGCTCAGCACCGCCAAATGCTGGATCAAGTTTTAAAGGTATTTAATATTGAGCCAGATATCGATTTCAATATCATGCGTCCTAATCAGGCACTTACGACTTTAACTGGGCGCTTGCTCCTCGAACTTGACGAAGTATTAATAACTGAAAAACCGGATGTAGTTTTGGCACAGGGCGACACAACCACTGTCATGTCAGTTGCATTAGCGTGCTTTTATCATCGAATTCCCTTTGGCCACGTGGAGGCCGGTTTGCGTACCTGGGATATGGACAATCCTTTCCCCGAGGAATTAAATCGTGTGATCGCAGGAAAACTTTCTCGCTGGCATTTTGCTCCTACAGAGAGCTCGCGAAATAACCTTGTTAAAGAAGGTGTTCCACCAGATCAAATTTGGGTCACAGGCAATAGCGTTATAGACGCACTTAAATCCGTGGCCGATACTCGTCCGAGTATCGGTGTAAAGCTGGACGATTCTAAGCGTTTGATATTGGTGACTGCGCACCGCCGCGAAAACTTTGGGGAGCCGATCCGTGAGATTTGCCGCGCAGTGTTGGCGCTAGTAGAGCGAAATGAGGATGTACAGGTCCTTTATCCGGTGCATCCAAACCCTAATGTCCAGTCGGTAGCACACGAGTTGTTAGGCGGGCATCCTCGGATCGTTCTTTGCGACCCTCTCGATTATTTACCTTTTGTTGGCGCCATGCAACGAGCTTATCTAATTCTGAGTGACTCAGGAGGGGTACAGGAAGAAGCACCTGCATTGGGAAAACCCGTTTTAGTACTTCGACGAGAAACGGAACGACCAGAGGCAGTTGAAGACGGGGTTGTCAAATTAGTCGGTAGTGATTTTGAATGCATCGTTGGAGAGGCTCAACTATTATTGGACGATGAATCTGCTTACCGCGAAATGGCTAGAGGGGTTTCCCCGTATGGGGACGGCCTTACTGCTGACAGAATTGTTAGGGTATTGCTAGAGTATATACAACAATGCGATTGA
- a CDS encoding glycosyl transferase, whose translation MRLIYFSPVPWASFAQRPHKFVEWFRATRGKEVLWIDPYPTRLPRLADLRTRGRAKNGEVVAPDWLTIVSPRVLPIEPLLGISLFNRLLWNKVIQRVNSFIKDGECQIVIGKPSELALRVIALNPTVFSLYDAMDDFPAFYCGLSHLSMRRREQAVAAKVSQISVSSATLVDKFASYRLKLILALNACAVDSLPPVSLKGRIDKPVIGYVGTISEWFDWSLVFCLAASNPSVCIRLIGPVHSMPPGRLPQNLEMLPACDHGTAMKLMGEFSIGLIPFKLTNLTAAVDPIKYYEYRALGLPVISTSFGQMALRHGDEGVFIVEKNSNLVALTNAAMAFEDKLSEIEEFRAKNSWLKRFTESGLLTAVTQRL comes from the coding sequence ATGCGATTGATTTATTTCTCGCCTGTTCCATGGGCGAGTTTTGCGCAGCGCCCTCATAAATTTGTGGAGTGGTTTCGTGCAACTCGTGGAAAAGAGGTCCTATGGATTGATCCTTATCCAACACGACTCCCTCGGCTTGCAGATTTACGAACCAGAGGCCGCGCAAAAAATGGAGAAGTAGTTGCACCCGATTGGCTAACTATCGTTAGCCCAAGAGTACTGCCGATTGAACCGTTGCTAGGTATTTCCTTATTTAATCGACTGCTTTGGAATAAAGTAATTCAGAGAGTTAATAGTTTTATAAAAGATGGGGAATGCCAGATAGTCATTGGTAAACCTTCAGAACTGGCGCTTCGAGTAATTGCTTTAAATCCGACTGTTTTTTCGCTATACGACGCTATGGATGATTTTCCTGCGTTTTATTGCGGGCTATCGCACTTATCAATGAGGCGACGTGAACAGGCAGTTGCGGCAAAAGTGAGCCAAATATCAGTGTCTTCTGCGACCTTAGTCGACAAATTTGCTTCTTACCGTTTAAAACTCATCCTCGCTCTTAATGCCTGCGCGGTCGATAGCCTCCCACCCGTTAGCTTAAAAGGGCGTATTGATAAGCCCGTTATAGGCTACGTCGGTACCATCTCCGAATGGTTCGATTGGTCCCTCGTTTTTTGTTTGGCAGCTTCGAATCCTTCCGTATGCATCCGCCTGATTGGGCCCGTGCACTCGATGCCCCCAGGACGTTTACCGCAAAATCTAGAGATGTTACCTGCTTGCGATCATGGCACAGCCATGAAGCTTATGGGAGAATTTTCAATTGGTTTAATTCCTTTTAAACTTACTAACTTAACTGCAGCAGTTGATCCAATTAAATACTACGAATATCGTGCGCTGGGTTTGCCTGTGATATCTACAAGCTTTGGACAGATGGCCTTGCGGCACGGGGATGAAGGTGTTTTTATCGTGGAAAAAAATAGTAATTTGGTCGCATTAACTAACGCAGCAATGGCATTTGAAGATAAGTTAAGCGAAATCGAAGAATTTAGGGCAAAAAATTCATGGTTAAAGCGTTTTACCGAGAGCGGATTGCTCACAGCTGTTACTCAGAGGCTGTAA
- a CDS encoding UDP-glucose 4-epimerase family protein, with protein MLLTGAGGFVGRALALALIEHGAKLTCAIRTAIILTDARTELISNIDELTDWSCCLKGIDTVIHSAARVHIMQDGASDPLAEFRRVNVGGTLNLARQAATAGVRRFIFISSIKVNGEATINGVKFTEQDFPCPQDAYGISKYEAELGLLELGKETGLEIVIIRPPLIYGPGVKANFASMLRLARAQIPLPFGAVRNKRSFVYLGNLISLILCCIEHPDAANEIFLVSDGTDLSISEVLRACAIAFEKRSFLFSVPPFLLMGIAGILGKRPLAQRLLGSLQVDISKSKRILGWAPPISIEDGLKETVKREFES; from the coding sequence ATTCTTCTTACCGGGGCCGGAGGGTTCGTAGGCCGCGCGCTAGCGTTAGCCTTGATCGAACACGGGGCTAAGTTGACTTGTGCTATTAGAACTGCAATTATTTTGACGGATGCTCGAACTGAATTAATCTCAAATATTGATGAGCTAACAGATTGGTCATGTTGCCTAAAAGGAATAGACACGGTCATTCATTCCGCGGCGCGGGTGCACATCATGCAGGATGGCGCTAGCGACCCTCTTGCTGAATTCAGACGCGTGAACGTTGGCGGTACATTGAATTTAGCCAGGCAGGCCGCGACGGCCGGCGTGAGGCGATTTATCTTTATCAGCTCAATTAAAGTTAATGGCGAAGCGACAATAAATGGCGTCAAATTTACCGAACAGGATTTTCCTTGTCCCCAAGATGCTTATGGAATTTCAAAGTACGAGGCTGAGCTAGGTTTACTCGAATTGGGTAAGGAAACAGGTTTAGAGATTGTTATCATTCGACCCCCGTTGATTTATGGTCCAGGTGTTAAGGCCAATTTTGCAAGCATGTTACGTTTGGCGCGCGCTCAAATACCGTTGCCTTTTGGCGCAGTGAGAAATAAAAGAAGTTTTGTATATCTGGGAAACTTAATAAGCTTAATTCTATGCTGTATAGAGCATCCGGACGCAGCGAATGAGATATTTCTCGTGTCGGATGGAACTGATTTGTCAATTTCGGAAGTACTCCGTGCTTGCGCAATTGCATTCGAGAAGCGCTCATTTTTGTTTTCAGTTCCTCCTTTTTTATTAATGGGAATAGCTGGTATTTTAGGAAAACGTCCGTTGGCGCAACGTCTTCTGGGATCTTTGCAAGTTGATATCAGTAAATCAAAAAGAATATTAGGCTGGGCGCCCCCCATATCCATAGAAGATGGCTTGAAAGAAACAGTGAAACGTGAGTTCGAAAGTTAG